In Choloepus didactylus isolate mChoDid1 chromosome 6, mChoDid1.pri, whole genome shotgun sequence, one DNA window encodes the following:
- the LOC119538222 gene encoding olfactory receptor 5AK2-like, producing the protein MTHGNGTEVTEFFLLGFGAQHRFWHVLFIIFLLIYMTSMMGNIGMILLIKADSRLQTPMYFFLQHLAFVDICYTSAITPKMLQTFISENKSISFMGCVMQAWVYGTFGTNDAYLLAVMAVDRYVAICKPLHYLTVMSRTVCIQLVAGSYIIGSINSSVHTGLLFSLSFCKSHTINHFFCDAPPILAISCSNTEINIMLLAVFVGFTLMFTLSVVIFSYIYILAAILKMPSTAGRKKAFSTCASHLTAVTIFYGTLFYMYLQPHSNNSQETMKVASIFCGIVIPMLNPLIYSLRNKEVKEALKVIGKKFF; encoded by the coding sequence ATGACACATGGAAATGGAACTGAAGtgactgaattctttcttctgggatTTGGTGCACAACACAGGTTTTGGCATGTCCTcttcattatatttctattgatcTACATGACCTCCATGATGGGTAATATTGGAATGATCCTACTCATCAAAGCAGATTCCAGACTTcaaacacccatgtactttttcctacaACATTTGGCATTTGTTGATATCTGTTATACCTCTGCAATCACTCCCAAGATGTTGCAAACTTtcatatcagaaaataaatcaatttctTTCATGGGATGTGTCATGCAAGCATGGGTTTATGGGACATTTGGTACAAATGATGCTTACCTCCTAGCTGTTATGGCAGTGGACCGTTATGTAGCCATTTGTAAACCACTTCATTATCTCACAGTCATGTCCCGTACAGTATGCATCCAATTGGTAGCTGGTTCATATATAATTGGCTCAATAAATTCCTCTGTACACACaggtttattattttcattgtccTTTTGCAAGTCCCACACAATTAATCACTTTTTTTGTGATGCTCCCCCAATACTTGCCATTTCATGCTCCAACACTGAAATCAACATCATGCTGCTTGCTGTCTTTGTGGGATTTACCTTGATGTTCACATTGTCAGTTGTCATCTTCTCTTATATATACATCCTGGCTGCCATCTTAAAGATGCCTTCTACTGCAGGGAGGAAAAAAGCCTTCTCCACATGTGCCTCCCACTTGACAGCAGTCACCATTTTTTATGGAACCCTCTTTTACATGTACTTACAGCCTCATTCTAATAATTCCCAGGAGACTATGAAAGTTGCATCCATATTTTGTGGAATTGTGATTCCCATGTTGAACCCTCTTATCTATAGCTTGAGAAATAAAGAAGTGAAAGAAGCTCTAAAAGTAATAGGGAAGAAGTTCTTCTAG